The Danio rerio strain Tuebingen ecotype United States chromosome 1, GRCz12tu, whole genome shotgun sequence genome includes a region encoding these proteins:
- the parn gene encoding poly(A)-specific ribonuclease PARN isoform 1 (isoform 1 is encoded by transcript variant 1) has product MEVTRQNFKEILPEVCNAVQEADFISIDGEFTGISDGPSVSALTNGLDTPEERYTKLRKHSMNFLLFQFGVCTFRYDQNQSTYITKAFNFYIFPKPFSRTSPDIKFICQSSSIDFLASQGFDFNKVFRSGIPYLTQEEECQLREQYEERRGQMNGAGPVSYTPPSGTGVCNVPEDQREFIRSVEEKVEALLKNTDQTLDLEPCTGFQRKLIYQTLNSKYSKGLHVETLETEKKERFIQISKVDDEERRRREQQKQQREQEELNDAVGFSRVIRAISKSGKLVVGHNMLLDVMHTIHQFCGPLPEELDDFKEVAMTVFPRLLDTKLMASTQPFKEIIHNTSLAELHKQLRQKPFRPPTTECPEGLQSYDTSTEQLHEAGYDAFITGLCFISMANYLGSFLTPPKSHISARSKLLEPFYNKLFLMRVIDIPYLNMSGPDLQPKRDHVLYVTFPKEWKTSDLYQLFSAFGNIQVSWVDDTSAFVSLSQTEQVQIAMNTSRYAESYRIQTYAEYLQSRQKNTHSSRKWASDGWADTSYPSVAMTTASGYSHTDNRHQAVKRSISPSLDEQNHGADSSWTNYSVKKIKTEGSCTQTYADVAGSCDWPRLQADEGGASVSPVAEEAELDEFSANQSQGKRSRKHKKRKSDASETTPPALFDVPQVW; this is encoded by the exons ATGGAGGTCACGAGACAGA ATTTTAAGGAGATTCTTCCAGAGGTGTGTAACGCGGTGCAGGAGGCGGATTTCATCTCTATCGACGGAGAgttcacag gaaTCAGTGATGGGCCGTCTGTCAGTGCTCTGACCAATGGACTGGACACTCCAGAGGAGAGATACACCAAACTGAGGAAg CACTCCATGAACTTCCTGCTGTTCCAGTTCGGCGTCTGCACCTTCAGATACGACCAGAACCAGTCGAC gtaCATCACTAAAGCCTTCAACTTCTACATCTTCCCCAAACCCTTCAGCCGCACGTCTCCAGATATAAAGTTCATCTGTCAG AGCTCCAGTATTGACTTTCTGGCCAGTCAGGGCTTCGACTTCAACAAGGTCTTCCGCAGCG GGATCCCATACCTAACTCAGGAGGAGGAGTGTCAGCTGAGGGAGCAGTATGAGGAGAGGCGGGGTCAGATGAATGGGGCGGGCCCAGTCTCATACACGCCCCCTTCAGGCACTGGTGTGTGTAACGTGCCAGAGGACCAGAGAGAGTTCATCAGGAGTGTGGA ggaaAAGGTTGAAGCTCTACTAAAGAACACTGATCAGACCCTGGATCTGGAGCCCTGCACCGG GTTTCAGAGGAAGCTCATCTATCAGACACTCAACTcaaa GTATTCTAAAGGTCTTCATGTGGAGACGCTGGAGACTGAGAAg AAGGAGCGTTTCATCCAGATCAGTAAAGTGGATGATgaggagaggaggaggagagagCAGCAGAAACAGCAGAGagagcag gaggagctgAATGATGCTGTGGGTTTCTCCAGGGTTATCAGAGCCATCTCCAAATCT GGTAAGCTGGTGGTGGGCCACAACATGCTGCTGGACGTCATGCACACCATACACCAGTTCTGCGGGCCGCTGCCGGAG gaGCTGGATGACTTCAAGGAGGTGGCCATGACTGTGTTTCCCAG gctgCTAGACACCAAGCTGATGGCGTCCACACAACCGTTCAAG GAGATCATCCACAACACCTCACTGGCTGAACTACACAAACAGCTGAGACAGAAACCCTTCAGACCACCCACCactg agtgtCCTGAAGGCCTCCAGAGTTACGACACCTCCACCGAGCAGCTTCATGAAGCTGGATATGACGCCTTCATCACCGGACTCTGCTTCATCTCCATGGCCAACTAcctgg GCTCTTTCCTCACGCCGCCCAAGAGCCACATCTCTGCCCGCTCCAAACTGCTGGAGCCCTTCTACAACAa ATTATTCCTGATGAGGGTCATCGACATTCCCTACCTGAACATGAGCGGACCTGACt tgcagCCCAAGAGAGATCATGTCCTGTACGTCACGTTCCCTAAAGAGTGGAAGACCAGTGACCTGTACCAGCTGTTCAGCGCCTTCG ggaACATCCAGGTGTCGTGGGTGGACGACACGTCAGCGTTCGTGTCTCTCAGTCAGACAGAGCAGGTTCAGATCG ccatGAACACCAGCCGATACGCTGAGAGCTACCGCATCCAGACCTATGCGGAGTACCTGCAGTCCCGGCAGAAGAACACACACTCCAGCAGGAAGTGGGCCAGCGATGGGTGGGCGGATACTTCCTACCCCAGTGTCGCCATGACAACCGCATCCGGCTACAGCCACACCGACAACCG gcatcAGGCGGTCAAGCGCAGCATCAGTCCGTCTCTGGATGAGCAGAATCACGGCGCCGACAGCAGCTGGACGAACTACAGCGTCAAGAAGATCAAGACTGAGG GAAGCTGCACGCAGACCTACGCTGACGTCGCCGGCTCCTGTGATTGGCCTAGACTGCA GGCTGATGAAGGCGGAGCCTCTGTGAGCCCAGTGGCAGAGGAGGCGGAGCTCGATGAgttctcagccaatcagagtcaaggTAAAAGGAGCCGCAAGCACAAGAAGAGGAAGTCAGACG CTTCTGAAACTACACCGCCAGCGCTCTTTGACGTCCCTCAGGTTTGGTAG
- the thumpd1 gene encoding THUMP domain-containing protein 1 — MSEARKRTRRRFGGHAHKKQKGARELEVGAQGVLITCNMNERKCTSEAFSLLSEYADELYGPEQESLSEDEEQEDEDAECALQREVSQLQSSSKGRQQRFSAVDSGANNVVFIRTHGVDPAQLVHHILSDLHLTRKRKSRVILRMLPVSATCRAFPEDMQKLLSVFLQRWFLAPRHATFQICFKARNSSHSKREEVITAVAGLVGQLNPLNKVDLTNPELSIIIEIIKSVCCVSVVTDYMLFRKYNLQEVAKEPANQNTGSQKTPNQNTDPQETPSQNTDPQETPNQNTDSKEAANQNTDPQKTANESKGSQESANQTQEHGNGELQSSDVTVGNGAEEAEPE; from the exons ATGTCTGAAGCCCGCAAGAGGACCAGGAGACGATTCGGCGGACACGCGCACAAGAAACAGAAGGGCGCGCGCGAGCTGGAGGTGGGCGCGCAGGGCGTGCTGATCACCTGCAATATGAACGAGCGCAAGTGCACGAGCGAAGCCTTCAGCCTCCTCAGCGAGTACGCGGACGAGCTCTACGGGCCCGAGCAG gagAGTCTCAGTGAGGATGAGGAGCAGGAGGATGAGGATGCGGAGTGTGCACTACAGAGGGAAGTGTCTCAGCTGCAGTCGTCCAGTAAGGGGCGTCAGCAGCGCTTCAGTGCGGTGGACAGCGGCGCCAACAACGTGGTGTTCATCCGCACTCATGGCGTAG ACCCCGCCCAGCTGGTGCATCACATCCTGTCTGACCTCCACCTGACCCGGAAGAGGAAGTCGCGTGTGATCCTGCGCATGCTGCCAGTGAGCGCCACCTGCCGAGCGTTCCCGGAGGACATGCAGAAGCTGCTGAGTGTGTTCCTGCAGCGCTGGTTCCTTGCTCCGCGGCATGCTACCTTCCAGATCTGCTTCAAAGCCAGAAACAGCAGCCACAGCAAGAGGGAGGAGGTGATCACGGCCGtcgcag gtctgGTTGGTCAGCTGAACCCGCTCAATAAGGTGGATCTGACCAATCCTGAGCTCTCCATCATCATCGAGATCATCAAGAGCGTCTGCTGCGTCAGCGTCGTCACCGACTACATGCTCTTCCGCAAGTACAACCTGCAGGAGGTGGCCAAAGAGCCGGCCAATCAGAACACAGGCTCACAGAAAACACCCAATCAGAACACAGACCCACAGGAAACACCCAGTCAGAACACAGACCCGCAGGAAACACCCAATCAGAACACAGACTCCAAAgaagcagccaatcagaacacagacCCACAGAAAACAGCCAATGAGAGCAAAGGTTCACAAGAATCAGCCAATCAGACGCAGGAGCACGGGAATGGAGAGCTGCAGAGTTCTGATGTTACCGTTGGCAACGGGGCAGAGGAGGCGGAGCCTGAGTGA
- the parn gene encoding poly(A)-specific ribonuclease PARN isoform 2 (isoform 2 is encoded by transcript variant 2) — MEVTRQNFKEILPEVCNAVQEADFISIDGEFTGISDGPSVSALTNGLDTPEERYTKLRKHSMNFLLFQFGVCTFRYDQNQSTYITKAFNFYIFPKPFSRTSPDIKFICQSSSIDFLASQGFDFNKVFRSGIPYLTQEEECQLREQYEERRGQMNGAGPVSYTPPSGTGVCNVPEDQREFIRSVEEKVEALLKNTDQTLDLEPCTGFQRKLIYQTLNSKYSKGLHVETLETEKKERFIQISKVDDEERRRREQQKQQREQEELNDAVGFSRVIRAISKSGKLVVGHNMLLDVMHTIHQFCGPLPEELDDFKEVAMTVFPRLLDTKLMASTQPFKEIIHNTSLAELHKQLRQKPFRPPTTECPEGLQSYDTSTEQLHEAGYDAFITGLCFISMANYLGSFLTPPKSHISARSKLLEPFYNKLFLMRVIDIPYLNMSGPDLQPKRDHVLYVTFPKEWKTSDLYQLFSAFGNIQVSWVDDTSAFVSLSQTEQVQIAMNTSRYAESYRIQTYAEYLQSRQKNTHSSRKWASDGWADTSYPSVAMTTASGYSHTDNRHQAVKRSISPSLDEQNHGADSSWTNYSVKKIKTEGSCTQTYADVAGSCDWPRLQADEGGASVSPVAEEAELDEFSANQSQASETTPPALFDVPQVW, encoded by the exons ATGGAGGTCACGAGACAGA ATTTTAAGGAGATTCTTCCAGAGGTGTGTAACGCGGTGCAGGAGGCGGATTTCATCTCTATCGACGGAGAgttcacag gaaTCAGTGATGGGCCGTCTGTCAGTGCTCTGACCAATGGACTGGACACTCCAGAGGAGAGATACACCAAACTGAGGAAg CACTCCATGAACTTCCTGCTGTTCCAGTTCGGCGTCTGCACCTTCAGATACGACCAGAACCAGTCGAC gtaCATCACTAAAGCCTTCAACTTCTACATCTTCCCCAAACCCTTCAGCCGCACGTCTCCAGATATAAAGTTCATCTGTCAG AGCTCCAGTATTGACTTTCTGGCCAGTCAGGGCTTCGACTTCAACAAGGTCTTCCGCAGCG GGATCCCATACCTAACTCAGGAGGAGGAGTGTCAGCTGAGGGAGCAGTATGAGGAGAGGCGGGGTCAGATGAATGGGGCGGGCCCAGTCTCATACACGCCCCCTTCAGGCACTGGTGTGTGTAACGTGCCAGAGGACCAGAGAGAGTTCATCAGGAGTGTGGA ggaaAAGGTTGAAGCTCTACTAAAGAACACTGATCAGACCCTGGATCTGGAGCCCTGCACCGG GTTTCAGAGGAAGCTCATCTATCAGACACTCAACTcaaa GTATTCTAAAGGTCTTCATGTGGAGACGCTGGAGACTGAGAAg AAGGAGCGTTTCATCCAGATCAGTAAAGTGGATGATgaggagaggaggaggagagagCAGCAGAAACAGCAGAGagagcag gaggagctgAATGATGCTGTGGGTTTCTCCAGGGTTATCAGAGCCATCTCCAAATCT GGTAAGCTGGTGGTGGGCCACAACATGCTGCTGGACGTCATGCACACCATACACCAGTTCTGCGGGCCGCTGCCGGAG gaGCTGGATGACTTCAAGGAGGTGGCCATGACTGTGTTTCCCAG gctgCTAGACACCAAGCTGATGGCGTCCACACAACCGTTCAAG GAGATCATCCACAACACCTCACTGGCTGAACTACACAAACAGCTGAGACAGAAACCCTTCAGACCACCCACCactg agtgtCCTGAAGGCCTCCAGAGTTACGACACCTCCACCGAGCAGCTTCATGAAGCTGGATATGACGCCTTCATCACCGGACTCTGCTTCATCTCCATGGCCAACTAcctgg GCTCTTTCCTCACGCCGCCCAAGAGCCACATCTCTGCCCGCTCCAAACTGCTGGAGCCCTTCTACAACAa ATTATTCCTGATGAGGGTCATCGACATTCCCTACCTGAACATGAGCGGACCTGACt tgcagCCCAAGAGAGATCATGTCCTGTACGTCACGTTCCCTAAAGAGTGGAAGACCAGTGACCTGTACCAGCTGTTCAGCGCCTTCG ggaACATCCAGGTGTCGTGGGTGGACGACACGTCAGCGTTCGTGTCTCTCAGTCAGACAGAGCAGGTTCAGATCG ccatGAACACCAGCCGATACGCTGAGAGCTACCGCATCCAGACCTATGCGGAGTACCTGCAGTCCCGGCAGAAGAACACACACTCCAGCAGGAAGTGGGCCAGCGATGGGTGGGCGGATACTTCCTACCCCAGTGTCGCCATGACAACCGCATCCGGCTACAGCCACACCGACAACCG gcatcAGGCGGTCAAGCGCAGCATCAGTCCGTCTCTGGATGAGCAGAATCACGGCGCCGACAGCAGCTGGACGAACTACAGCGTCAAGAAGATCAAGACTGAGG GAAGCTGCACGCAGACCTACGCTGACGTCGCCGGCTCCTGTGATTGGCCTAGACTGCA GGCTGATGAAGGCGGAGCCTCTGTGAGCCCAGTGGCAGAGGAGGCGGAGCTCGATGAgttctcagccaatcagagtcaag CTTCTGAAACTACACCGCCAGCGCTCTTTGACGTCCCTCAGGTTTGGTAG
- the eri2 gene encoding ERI1 exoribonuclease 2 (The RefSeq protein has 12 substitutions, 1 non-frameshifting indel compared to this genomic sequence), whose product MTTKRLAKELGLLRQRSASSSAQRSSVCKQRFSFLIIIDFESTCWREKSSSGQEIIEFPAVLLSVCSGAVESEFHSYVQPQERPVLSAFCTELTGITQDQVDSAPPLHVVLSRFSRWLRSLQEERGVVFLTDSSGAAPSAQLCAFVTWSDWDLGVCLLYECKRKQLSVPEALKNWIDLRATYKLFYNRKPKGLRGALLDLGIEFTGREHSGLVDARNTALLAQRMMTDGCQLSITSPERRAQVKPRPHTRPSGLRERHTHLTNVKNSRDTHTNTNTHLTNVKNSRDTHTNTHTHLTSVKNTRDTHTHTNTHLTNVKSSRDAHTRLPALMNGSIRARHTHTQQTCANSSDTHIASASVCEVLVSPYTLLSVAHTHTHLQARSAALAGLSDTTYDPESPAPCWQDGELLVEEEEPSSYDDVILGAEPEEATPSEPRRCVSSSVFKTPPPLLRSGPLSPLTHSLGRIAAPLSVHAHTHALKQKVKVTSPLCVCGRRARRLTVGNGGPNHGRVFYCCPRRRSNTHTHTCDFFQWESGVLQNTLSMLTTHTPAAAHTHLR is encoded by the exons ATGACAACAAAGAGGCTGGCGAa AGAGCTGGGTCTCCTCCGCCAGCGCAGTGCATCTTCATCTGCTCAGCGTTCCTCAGTCTGCA AGCAGCGCTTCTCCTTCCTCATCATCATTGACTTTGAGTCCACCTGCTGGAGAGAGAAGAGCAGCAGCGGTCAGGAGATCA tcgagTTCCCCGCGGTGCTGCTGAGTGTGTGCAGTGGAGCGGTGGAGTCTGAGTTCCACTCGTATGTGCAGCCGCAGGAGCGTCCCGTACTGTCGGCCTTCTGCACGGAGCTCACCGGCATCACACAG GATCAGGTGGACTCCGCCCCTCCGCTGCACATCGTTCTGTCCCGGTTCAGTCGCTGGCTGAGGAGCCTACAGGAGGACAGGGGCGTGGTCTTCCTGACTGACAGCTCAGGCGCCGCCCCCTCCGCTCAGCTTTGTGCGTTTGTCACATGGTCAG actggGATTTGGGAGTTTGTCTGCTGTACGAGTGTAAGCGGAAGCAGCTCAGTGTTCCTGAAGCTCTGAAGAACTGGATTGACCTGCGGGCCAcatacaag ctcttCTATAACAGGAAACCCAAAGGACTGAGAGGAGCTCTGCTGGACCTCGGCATAGAGTTCACTGGCAGAGAACActcag gtctgGTGGACGCCAGGAACACAGCTCTGCTGGCGCAGCGGATGATGACGGACGGCTGTCAGCTCTCCATCACCAGCCCTGAGCGCAGG gcgcAGGTGAAGCCCAGACCTCACACTCGACCCTCAGGGCTGAgagaaccacacacacacctgaccaacGTGATGAAcagcagagacacacacacaaacacacacgcacacctgaCCAGTGTGAAGAGcagcagagacacacacactcacacaaacacacacctgaccAACGTGAAGAGCAGCAGAGACGCACACACACGTCTCCCAGCGCTGATGAACGGAAGCATCCGagcgcgacacacacacacacagcagacgtGTGCGAACAGCAGCGACACACACATTGCGTCAGCGAGTGTGTGTGAGGTGCTGGTGTCTCCATTCACTCTTCTCTcagctgcgcacacacacacacacctgcaggccCGCAGCGCTGCACTGGCCGGCCTGTCCGACACGACCTATGACCCCGAGAGCCCCGCCCCCTGCTGGCAGGATGGAGAGCTgctggtggaggaggaggagcctaGCTCATACGATGATGTTATTCTGGGGGCGGAGCCTGAGGAGGCCACACCCTCAGAGCACAGGCGGTGTGTTTCCTCCAGTGTGTTCAAGACCCCGCCCCCGCTGCTGCGCTCAGAGCCGCTCCGCCCCCTCACACACTCCTTAGGGCGCATCGCTGCGCCGCTCAgtgttcacgcacacacacacgcgctgaAGCAGAAGGTGAAGGTGACGTCTCCGCTGTGTGTGTGCGGGCGCAGGGCGCGGCGGCTCACTGTGGGGAACGGAGGACCAAACCACGGCCGTGTGTTCTACTGCTGCCCACGGcggaggagcaacacacacacacacacctgcgacTTCTTCCAGTGGGAGTCTGGAGTACTGCAGAACACTCTGAGCATGCTCActacacacacaccagcagctgCGCACACACACCtgcgctga
- the LOC108190785 gene encoding RNA exonuclease 5 isoform X2, which produces MWHPVIRRFGLKRAGLRNFLLTQQEMTKHRFPEKGVCGCEGFVCTASGSVTDSSPLYGLDCEMCLTSAGQEVTRVALVDASGRCVLDELIKPLNPIINYCTEFSGVTRALLSPVCTRLSDVQALLLQLLPPDAVLVGHSLDGDLRALQLIHPHVMDTSLLYRMDFGRRFKLKHLAQVILKREIQSAVCVGHDPCEDALAALHLAQFFIRKGPGEVVQEYLQELWQQQLPDEEEQQISDHQYRPQSFGHALFRSGQSAVLLGRCSEISGVLLCAQMCRRQQCSSDREVVCVFRRVVQSYSVSVLLFSSFIHTLKQSTASAHLQQVCARLQQMCVLYVGPLPSDATERLVLKLLKRCGRLRSTRQLHNTHGAHMEVVFEHLEGAALALERLNGHQLSDCTIKVRRPVHEQTLDLDECVCERQQDRVCERFLYVCDLSRKAQRREQQLQTFTHFGPAAVHAGTRSRHAFIEFESADSAQAAVGVGLLTGGRKLWACPALTPPHMSSWTPPEPPTTETISNAQPGEECDERLLERRIRKLDRRVGKVYRALEANCLSIVILPGSRVDGVDHLGLCFIQCKQT; this is translated from the exons ATGTGGCATCCGGTGATTCGCCGCTTCGGCCTAAAGAGGGCGGGACTGCGCAACTTCCTGCTGACTCAACAGGAAATGACCAAACACAGGTTCCCCGAGAaag gtgtgtgtggctGTGAGGGGTTTGTGTGCACGGCGAGCGGCTCTGTGACGGACAGCAGCCCACTGTACGGCCTCGACTGTGAGATG tgttTGACGTCTGCGGGTCAGGAGGTCACGCGTGTGGCGCTGGTGGACGCCTCTGGACGATGTGTGTTAGATGAGCTGATCAAACCCCTCAACCCCATCATCAACTACTGCactga gttctCGGGGGTGACGCGGGCGCTGCTCTCCCCGGTCTGCACTCGTCTGTCAGATGTTCAGGCTCTGCTGCTGCAGCTGCTGCCGCCCGACGCTGTGCTGGTGGGACACTCTCTAGACGGAGACCTGCGTGCActacaa ctCATCCACCCTCATGTGATGGACACGTCTCTGCTGTACCGCATGGACTTCGGCCGCCGCTTCAAACTCAAACACCTGGCGCAGGTCATCCTGAA acggGAGATCCAGTCAGCGGTGTGTGTGGGTCATGACCCATGTGAGGACGCTCTGGCTGCTCTTCATCTGGCGCAGTTCTTCATCAGGAAAGGCCcgggagag gTGGTGCAGGAGTATCTGCAGGAGTTGTGGCAGCAGCAGCTCCCCGATGAAGAAGAACAGCAGATCTCTGATCATCAGTACAg GCCTCAGAGCTTTGGCCACGCCCTCTTCAGATCTGGCCAATCAGCAGTGCTCCTGGGCAGATGCTCAGAGATCAGTGGTGTGCTGCTGTGTGCTCAGATGTGCAGGAGACAACAGTGCAGCAGTGACagagag gtggtgtgtgtgttcagacgGGTGGTCCAGTCATACTCAGTGAGTGTCCTGCTGTTCTCTTCATTCATCCACACACTGAAGCAGAGTACAGCGAGCGCACAcctgcagcag gtgtgtGCGCGTCTGCAGCAgatgtgtgtgttgtatgtggGGCCGCTGCCGTCTGACGCCACAGAGAGACTCGTCCTGAAACTGCTGAAGCGCTGCGGACGCCTGCGGAGCACACGACAACTGCACAACACACAcggg GCTCATATGGAGGTGGTGTTTGAGCATCTGGAAGGAGCTGCACTGGCCCTGGAGCGTCTGAATGGACATCAGCTCAGCGACTGCACTATaaag gtgcggCGTCCCGTGCACGAGCAGACTCTGGAtctggatgagtgtgtgtgtgagcgtcaGCAGGACCGTGTGTGTGAGCGCTTCCTCTATGTGTGTGACCTGTCGCGTAAAGCGCAGCGGCGGGAGCAGCAGCTGCAGACCTTCACACACTTCGGCCCcgctgcagtgcatgctgggacaCGCAGCCGACACGCCTTCATCG agttcGAGAGTGCTGACAGTGCTCAGGCTGCAGTGGGCGTCGGCCTCTTAACTGGCGGCAGGAAGCTGTGGGCATGTCCTGCTCTGACCCCGCCCCACATGAGCTCGTGGACGCCCCCTGAACCGCCCACTACTGAAACCATCTCGAATGCACAGCCGGGGGAGGAGTGTGAT GAGCGGCTGCTGGAGCGCAGGATCCGGAAACTGGACAGAAGAGTGGGGAAAGTGTATCGCGCGCTGGAGGCAAACTGCCTGAGCATCGTCATCCTGCCCGGAAGCAGAgt ggATGGCGTGGACCACCTCGGCCTCTGCTTCATACAGTGCAAGCAGACGTGA
- the LOC108190785 gene encoding RNA exonuclease 5 isoform X1 codes for MNMRDQMKTEAEGEMQTPPPPSPSSSSSSTSCCKRKSADRLNSDSSEKRRRLEIKPQDVLTVKDVCELIQYVTLRRSHKMRKPSWFSVSDECVSRVNVMILDGLTQSHFYRYFSLFTHLRSKYNTRWTLTPCSADLLTSDLFNAELASPPDEAGTHTPLPAALMWHPVIRRFGLKRAGLRNFLLTQQEMTKHRFPEKGVCGCEGFVCTASGSVTDSSPLYGLDCEMCLTSAGQEVTRVALVDASGRCVLDELIKPLNPIINYCTEFSGVTRALLSPVCTRLSDVQALLLQLLPPDAVLVGHSLDGDLRALQLIHPHVMDTSLLYRMDFGRRFKLKHLAQVILKREIQSAVCVGHDPCEDALAALHLAQFFIRKGPGEVVQEYLQELWQQQLPDEEEQQISDHQYRPQSFGHALFRSGQSAVLLGRCSEISGVLLCAQMCRRQQCSSDREVVCVFRRVVQSYSVSVLLFSSFIHTLKQSTASAHLQQVCARLQQMCVLYVGPLPSDATERLVLKLLKRCGRLRSTRQLHNTHGAHMEVVFEHLEGAALALERLNGHQLSDCTIKVRRPVHEQTLDLDECVCERQQDRVCERFLYVCDLSRKAQRREQQLQTFTHFGPAAVHAGTRSRHAFIEFESADSAQAAVGVGLLTGGRKLWACPALTPPHMSSWTPPEPPTTETISNAQPGEECDERLLERRIRKLDRRVGKVYRALEANCLSIVILPGSRVDGVDHLGLCFIQCKQT; via the exons aTGAATATGAGAGATCAGATGAAGACTGAGGCGGAGGGAGAGATGCAGACtccaccaccaccatcaccatcatcatcatcatcatccacttcctgctgtaagaggaaATCAGCGGACAGACTGAACTCAGACTCAAGTGAGAAGAGGAGGAGACTCGAGATCAAACCACAG gatgtTTTAACGGTCAAGGACGTGTGTGAACTCATACAGTACGTCACACTCAGACGCTCTCACAAAATGAGGAAAcccag ctGGTTCAGTGTCAGTGATGAGTGTGTGTCGCGTGTGAACGTGATGATTCTGGACGGACTGACGCAGAGTCACTTCTACAGATACTTCAGTCTCTTCACACACCTGAGGAGCAAATACAACACT AGATGGACACTGACCCCCTGCTCCGCTGACCTGTTGACCTCTGACCTCTTCAACGCTGAGCTAGCGTCGCCCCCTGATGAAGCAGGAACACACACACCGCTGCCAG CCGCACTGATGTGGCATCCGGTGATTCGCCGCTTCGGCCTAAAGAGGGCGGGACTGCGCAACTTCCTGCTGACTCAACAGGAAATGACCAAACACAGGTTCCCCGAGAaag gtgtgtgtggctGTGAGGGGTTTGTGTGCACGGCGAGCGGCTCTGTGACGGACAGCAGCCCACTGTACGGCCTCGACTGTGAGATG tgttTGACGTCTGCGGGTCAGGAGGTCACGCGTGTGGCGCTGGTGGACGCCTCTGGACGATGTGTGTTAGATGAGCTGATCAAACCCCTCAACCCCATCATCAACTACTGCactga gttctCGGGGGTGACGCGGGCGCTGCTCTCCCCGGTCTGCACTCGTCTGTCAGATGTTCAGGCTCTGCTGCTGCAGCTGCTGCCGCCCGACGCTGTGCTGGTGGGACACTCTCTAGACGGAGACCTGCGTGCActacaa ctCATCCACCCTCATGTGATGGACACGTCTCTGCTGTACCGCATGGACTTCGGCCGCCGCTTCAAACTCAAACACCTGGCGCAGGTCATCCTGAA acggGAGATCCAGTCAGCGGTGTGTGTGGGTCATGACCCATGTGAGGACGCTCTGGCTGCTCTTCATCTGGCGCAGTTCTTCATCAGGAAAGGCCcgggagag gTGGTGCAGGAGTATCTGCAGGAGTTGTGGCAGCAGCAGCTCCCCGATGAAGAAGAACAGCAGATCTCTGATCATCAGTACAg GCCTCAGAGCTTTGGCCACGCCCTCTTCAGATCTGGCCAATCAGCAGTGCTCCTGGGCAGATGCTCAGAGATCAGTGGTGTGCTGCTGTGTGCTCAGATGTGCAGGAGACAACAGTGCAGCAGTGACagagag gtggtgtgtgtgttcagacgGGTGGTCCAGTCATACTCAGTGAGTGTCCTGCTGTTCTCTTCATTCATCCACACACTGAAGCAGAGTACAGCGAGCGCACAcctgcagcag gtgtgtGCGCGTCTGCAGCAgatgtgtgtgttgtatgtggGGCCGCTGCCGTCTGACGCCACAGAGAGACTCGTCCTGAAACTGCTGAAGCGCTGCGGACGCCTGCGGAGCACACGACAACTGCACAACACACAcggg GCTCATATGGAGGTGGTGTTTGAGCATCTGGAAGGAGCTGCACTGGCCCTGGAGCGTCTGAATGGACATCAGCTCAGCGACTGCACTATaaag gtgcggCGTCCCGTGCACGAGCAGACTCTGGAtctggatgagtgtgtgtgtgagcgtcaGCAGGACCGTGTGTGTGAGCGCTTCCTCTATGTGTGTGACCTGTCGCGTAAAGCGCAGCGGCGGGAGCAGCAGCTGCAGACCTTCACACACTTCGGCCCcgctgcagtgcatgctgggacaCGCAGCCGACACGCCTTCATCG agttcGAGAGTGCTGACAGTGCTCAGGCTGCAGTGGGCGTCGGCCTCTTAACTGGCGGCAGGAAGCTGTGGGCATGTCCTGCTCTGACCCCGCCCCACATGAGCTCGTGGACGCCCCCTGAACCGCCCACTACTGAAACCATCTCGAATGCACAGCCGGGGGAGGAGTGTGAT GAGCGGCTGCTGGAGCGCAGGATCCGGAAACTGGACAGAAGAGTGGGGAAAGTGTATCGCGCGCTGGAGGCAAACTGCCTGAGCATCGTCATCCTGCCCGGAAGCAGAgt ggATGGCGTGGACCACCTCGGCCTCTGCTTCATACAGTGCAAGCAGACGTGA